One genomic window of Aliiroseovarius sp. M344 includes the following:
- a CDS encoding heavy metal translocating P-type ATPase translates to MATPISACPACAAAPLAEEHAGEGYRGNGMEAERVLLSLPQIYCAACISGVERGLAKQDGVRAARVNLTLKRATVDVDPGVEAQTLADYLTGIGFEAYELDPGQLTSTATNKQGKDLLMRLGVAGFAMMNVMLLSVAVWSGATDATRDLFHWISAGIAIPTIAFSSQVFFRSAWSALRVGRLNMDVPISLAILLALGMSLYETMHSGEHAYFDAALSLTFFLLAGRYLDYRTRAVARSAAEELAALEVPRAARVIDGQADEHVAVSDLTPGDIVRVVPGARVPVDGIVVTGASELDRSLLTGESLPVAAAPESIVSAGEVNLTGPLTVRVTAAGRDSSLHRMADLVAIAETARNRYTSLADKAAAVYAPVVHLLALAAFLFWFWYSGDWRVAMNIAVATLIITCPCALGLAVPAVTTAASGRLFKQGMLLKSATAMERLAEVDHVVFDKTGTLTEGKPALDELSRHKPRDLEVALALAAGSSHPLAQSLTQTARAAGVQPAVVILVHEVPGRGIEGNWQGKIVRLGRAEWLGANSVGQTATYLSVSGARPVAFTFTDALRPGVEEAITALKAKGMGITLISGDVPAAVADIAGRVGISEWQADTLPEDKAEYVARLGKAGKKVLMVGDGLNDTAALAAAHVSISPASALEAARVVSDIVLLGKSMEPLAGAIDMSKAATRRIKENFAIAAGYNAIAIPIALIGLATPLAAALAMSTSSVTVSLNALRLKKG, encoded by the coding sequence ATGGCCACCCCGATCTCTGCCTGCCCGGCTTGTGCCGCGGCCCCGCTTGCGGAAGAGCACGCGGGCGAAGGCTATCGCGGCAACGGGATGGAGGCAGAGCGGGTGCTTCTGTCGCTGCCGCAAATCTATTGTGCCGCGTGCATTTCGGGGGTCGAGCGGGGCTTGGCCAAGCAAGACGGTGTGCGGGCAGCGCGGGTGAACCTGACGCTGAAACGCGCCACCGTGGATGTTGACCCGGGCGTCGAAGCGCAAACGCTTGCCGACTATCTGACCGGGATCGGGTTCGAGGCGTATGAGCTGGATCCGGGTCAACTGACATCGACCGCGACCAACAAGCAGGGCAAAGACCTGCTGATGCGATTGGGCGTCGCCGGTTTTGCCATGATGAACGTGATGCTGCTGAGCGTCGCGGTCTGGTCCGGCGCAACGGATGCGACACGTGACCTGTTCCACTGGATCAGCGCCGGTATTGCCATTCCAACAATCGCCTTCTCCAGTCAGGTTTTCTTCCGGTCGGCTTGGTCTGCCCTCAGGGTTGGGCGTCTGAACATGGACGTGCCGATTTCGCTCGCGATCCTGCTGGCACTGGGCATGTCCCTTTATGAGACGATGCATTCTGGCGAACACGCCTATTTCGACGCGGCTCTGTCGCTGACCTTCTTCCTTCTGGCGGGTCGCTACCTTGATTATCGGACCCGTGCCGTGGCGCGGTCTGCGGCCGAAGAGTTGGCGGCGCTTGAAGTTCCGCGGGCTGCGCGTGTGATTGACGGGCAAGCGGACGAGCATGTGGCCGTGTCCGACCTTACGCCCGGCGACATTGTGCGCGTCGTGCCAGGTGCGCGTGTGCCGGTGGACGGGATCGTCGTCACCGGGGCAAGCGAACTGGACCGCTCGCTGTTGACGGGGGAAAGCCTGCCGGTTGCAGCCGCGCCCGAAAGCATCGTCTCAGCAGGCGAAGTGAACCTGACAGGCCCGCTGACCGTGCGGGTGACGGCGGCTGGACGTGACAGCTCGTTGCACCGCATGGCCGATCTGGTGGCCATCGCGGAAACTGCCCGCAACCGATATACCTCGTTGGCTGACAAGGCCGCAGCTGTCTATGCGCCGGTGGTGCATCTGTTGGCGTTGGCAGCGTTTTTGTTCTGGTTCTGGTATTCCGGCGACTGGCGTGTGGCGATGAACATCGCTGTGGCGACCCTGATCATCACCTGCCCGTGTGCCTTGGGTCTTGCAGTACCCGCCGTGACCACCGCTGCGTCCGGGCGCCTTTTTAAACAAGGGATGCTTTTGAAATCCGCCACCGCGATGGAACGGCTGGCCGAAGTCGATCACGTGGTGTTTGACAAAACCGGCACGCTAACCGAGGGCAAGCCGGCTTTGGACGAATTGTCCCGTCACAAACCCCGCGATCTTGAAGTTGCGCTGGCACTGGCCGCGGGGTCCAGCCACCCTTTGGCGCAATCCCTGACGCAAACCGCCCGCGCGGCAGGTGTGCAACCCGCCGTGGTTATTCTGGTTCACGAGGTGCCGGGGCGCGGCATCGAAGGAAACTGGCAAGGCAAGATCGTGCGGCTGGGTCGCGCTGAATGGCTGGGGGCCAACTCGGTTGGGCAAACCGCAACCTATTTATCGGTGTCCGGCGCGCGACCCGTGGCCTTCACATTTACCGACGCGCTGCGTCCGGGGGTTGAAGAAGCGATCACCGCGCTGAAGGCCAAGGGCATGGGGATCACCCTGATTTCAGGCGACGTGCCTGCCGCCGTCGCGGATATTGCCGGACGTGTCGGCATCTCCGAATGGCAAGCCGATACGTTGCCCGAAGATAAGGCCGAATATGTCGCCCGGCTTGGCAAGGCCGGCAAGAAGGTTTTGATGGTTGGGGATGGGTTGAACGACACGGCGGCGCTGGCGGCTGCGCATGTCTCGATCTCACCCGCCTCGGCGCTTGAGGCTGCACGGGTGGTGTCCGACATTGTGCTTTTGGGTAAGTCGATGGAGCCACTGGCAGGTGCAATCGACATGTCGAAAGCAGCCACACGTCGTATCAAGGAAAACTTTGCCATCGCAGCGGGTTATAACGCCATCGCGATCCCGATTGCTCTGATCGGTCTGGCGACGCCACTGGCTGCGGCACTTGCGATGTCGACCTCGTCAGTGACCGTATCGCTGAACGCTCTGCGGCTGAAGAAAGGCTGA
- a CDS encoding universal stress protein, with product MNYRTITTIVTDTNYSKGALEAAKVIATQHDAHLEVLCLGVDRSQQGFYYAGASAMVVQDNLAQAREEAIELETFARQSLAAHALPWSSAALTAQIVALNGVVAHRTRFADLTVLPRPYGEGRGHDAEAIVEAALFDGNVPVLVMPDGASYPQSVGNVVVAWNESPEALRAVRQALPFLKQADTVSIAVIDPPQHGPERSDPGGALSQLLARHGVRAEVSVLAKTMPRISDILNRHARDRDADMIVMGAYGHSRFRESILGGATRHMLEVAEVPIVLAH from the coding sequence ATGAACTATCGCACCATCACCACAATCGTTACCGACACCAATTACAGCAAAGGCGCGCTTGAGGCCGCAAAAGTCATTGCAACACAGCACGATGCGCATCTGGAAGTGCTGTGTCTTGGCGTAGACCGATCTCAGCAGGGTTTTTACTATGCTGGCGCCTCGGCCATGGTCGTTCAGGACAATTTAGCGCAGGCGCGCGAAGAAGCCATCGAACTTGAGACATTTGCGCGTCAATCGCTCGCCGCTCACGCGCTGCCTTGGTCAAGCGCGGCCCTGACCGCGCAAATTGTCGCACTAAACGGCGTCGTTGCGCACCGCACACGGTTTGCAGATCTAACGGTTCTGCCGCGTCCTTATGGCGAAGGCCGCGGCCATGACGCCGAGGCTATTGTTGAAGCCGCACTGTTTGACGGCAACGTGCCGGTTCTGGTGATGCCAGACGGTGCCAGCTATCCACAATCGGTTGGCAACGTTGTGGTGGCATGGAACGAAAGTCCCGAAGCGCTGCGTGCTGTGCGTCAGGCTTTGCCGTTCCTGAAGCAGGCCGACACAGTGTCGATTGCAGTGATTGATCCGCCCCAGCATGGCCCAGAACGGTCGGATCCCGGGGGCGCGCTCAGCCAGCTGCTTGCCCGTCACGGCGTGCGCGCCGAAGTATCTGTTTTGGCGAAAACAATGCCCCGCATCTCTGACATCCTGAACCGGCACGCCCGCGATCGGGATGCCGATATGATTGTCATGGGGGCCTATGGGCATTCGCGGTTCCGCGAATCCATTTTAGGTGGGGCGACACGGCACATGCTGGAAGTGGCCGAAGTGCCGATCGTGCTTGCCCATTGA
- a CDS encoding cbb3-type cytochrome c oxidase subunit 3, whose product MDTYSLLREIADSWVLLAMFIFFLAVVAWAFRPGSRKVHEETASIPFRHEDKPAGDRE is encoded by the coding sequence ATGGACACCTATTCACTGCTTCGCGAGATCGCAGACAGCTGGGTGCTTCTGGCCATGTTTATCTTCTTTCTTGCAGTTGTTGCCTGGGCCTTTCGCCCGGGCAGCCGCAAGGTCCACGAAGAGACGGCCAGCATTCCCTTCCGCCATGAAGACAAACCTGCCGGTGACCGGGAATGA
- the hemN gene encoding oxygen-independent coproporphyrinogen III oxidase, whose translation MQTSSQLKRLGLFDARVPRYTSYPTAPHFKPGIGAELLPDWIRAIPENEAVSLYVHIPFCRRLCWFCACRTQGTATAEPVAAYLDSLKQELATIKGLLAPGIKIEHLHWGGGTPTLLQPDMITDLTHSILNAVPLADAAQFSVEIDPSEIDEARLDALAAAGMNRASIGVQDFDPMIQEVIGRPQSYEITKQAVDGLRARGINSLNMDILYGLPHQNTARIIDSVEKLISLGPDRVALFGYAHVPWVARRQTLIPTEALPSAEERLGLYYTARDLFLAAGYDEIGIDHFALPSDGLAKAHKAGTMKRNFQGYTEDVSKVMIGVGASSIARYPQGYAQNEPATSKYQAAARDGRLAGAKGHVFTDEDIARGRVIEELLCYFRVDFSKLADELSRPIEYFFTMVDGLELAMPGTTDLSGTVLSIRPEARPVARMIARHFDDYEMNESGHSQAV comes from the coding sequence ATGCAAACCTCTTCGCAACTTAAACGCCTTGGTCTTTTTGACGCGCGCGTGCCCCGCTACACCAGTTATCCAACCGCGCCTCATTTCAAGCCGGGCATCGGTGCTGAACTGTTGCCGGATTGGATAAGAGCCATCCCCGAGAATGAAGCGGTATCGCTCTACGTGCATATCCCGTTCTGCCGTCGGCTGTGTTGGTTTTGCGCGTGCCGCACCCAAGGCACCGCGACAGCCGAGCCGGTTGCCGCCTATCTGGACAGCCTGAAACAAGAGCTCGCCACGATCAAAGGCCTTCTGGCTCCGGGCATAAAAATTGAGCATTTGCACTGGGGCGGAGGTACACCAACGCTTCTGCAACCAGACATGATCACAGATTTGACCCACAGCATCTTGAATGCCGTGCCACTTGCTGATGCCGCCCAGTTCTCGGTCGAAATCGACCCGTCCGAGATCGATGAGGCCCGTCTTGATGCCCTGGCCGCTGCCGGTATGAACCGTGCCTCGATCGGGGTTCAGGATTTTGACCCAATGATCCAAGAGGTCATCGGTCGCCCACAAAGCTATGAGATTACAAAGCAAGCGGTCGATGGCCTGCGCGCGCGTGGGATCAACAGCCTGAACATGGATATTCTGTATGGGCTGCCTCATCAAAACACAGCGCGAATCATAGATTCGGTCGAAAAGCTGATCAGCCTTGGCCCGGACCGGGTCGCGCTGTTTGGCTACGCACATGTGCCATGGGTCGCGCGTCGCCAAACCCTGATCCCGACCGAAGCGCTCCCATCCGCAGAAGAACGGCTTGGGCTTTATTACACGGCCCGCGACCTGTTCCTTGCCGCCGGGTATGACGAGATCGGGATCGACCACTTCGCCCTACCCTCAGATGGTCTGGCCAAGGCTCACAAGGCTGGCACCATGAAGCGCAACTTCCAGGGTTACACCGAGGATGTTTCGAAGGTGATGATCGGCGTCGGCGCCAGCTCGATCGCGCGCTATCCGCAAGGGTATGCACAGAACGAGCCCGCAACGTCGAAATACCAAGCCGCAGCCCGTGACGGTCGCCTTGCAGGTGCGAAAGGCCATGTTTTCACAGATGAAGATATTGCGCGCGGCCGGGTGATCGAAGAGCTTCTGTGTTATTTTCGGGTGGATTTCTCGAAGCTGGCGGACGAGCTGTCGCGACCGATCGAATACTTCTTTACCATGGTCGACGGGCTGGAGTTGGCAATGCCCGGCACAACGGACCTGTCAGGCACCGTTCTTTCGATTCGGCCCGAAGCGCGGCCCGTGGCGCGCATGATCGCGCGGCACTTCGATGATTACGAGATGAATGAAAGCGGACACAGTCAGGCAGTGTAG
- the fnrL gene encoding transcriptional regulator FnrL, whose protein sequence is MNDISFNTRDCGTCPIRHRAVCSRCEPDELEQLDAIKYYRTFEAGQPVIWSGDPMEFVSSVVSGIATLSQTMEDGRTQMVGLLLPSDFIGRPGRNTAPFDVVAVSDLTLCCFRKKPFEDMMEKTPAIGTRLLQMTLDELDSAREWMLVLGRKTAREKIASLLTILARRDASLHKRPPRDGMSFELPLTRESMADYLGLTLETVSRQVSALKKSGVIELQGKRRVLIPDLEALVSEAGDDVDGAPIT, encoded by the coding sequence ATGAACGACATCAGTTTTAACACCCGTGATTGCGGCACATGCCCGATTCGCCACCGTGCCGTGTGCTCGCGTTGCGAACCTGACGAATTGGAACAGTTGGACGCGATCAAATACTATCGCACCTTTGAAGCGGGGCAGCCTGTGATTTGGTCTGGCGACCCGATGGAATTCGTATCCAGCGTTGTCAGTGGCATTGCAACGCTGAGCCAAACAATGGAAGACGGGCGCACCCAGATGGTCGGATTGCTGCTGCCGTCCGATTTTATCGGTCGACCGGGGCGCAATACCGCACCTTTCGATGTGGTGGCTGTGTCCGACCTGACATTGTGCTGTTTTCGGAAAAAACCCTTTGAAGACATGATGGAAAAGACGCCTGCGATCGGCACGCGGCTTTTGCAGATGACATTGGATGAACTCGACAGTGCGCGGGAATGGATGCTTGTGCTTGGCCGCAAAACCGCTCGCGAGAAGATCGCCAGCTTGCTGACCATTCTGGCACGCCGCGATGCATCCCTTCATAAGCGACCGCCGCGCGATGGGATGAGCTTCGAACTGCCGCTGACGCGCGAATCCATGGCGGATTATCTTGGTCTGACGCTGGAAACGGTTAGCCGTCAGGTGTCAGCTTTGAAAAAGTCGGGTGTGATCGAGCTTCAGGGCAAACGCCGTGTTTTGATCCCGGACCTTGAAGCGCTTGTGTCCGAAGCCGGTGACGATGTTGATGGTGCACCAATCACCTGA
- the ccoS gene encoding cbb3-type cytochrome oxidase assembly protein CcoS, translated as MNVLVYLIPVSLLLGGLGLAAFFWTLKSEQYEDPDGDSHRILSDRWDDAPPED; from the coding sequence ATGAACGTGCTTGTCTATTTGATCCCTGTCTCGCTTCTGCTGGGTGGCCTTGGGTTGGCCGCGTTCTTCTGGACGCTGAAAAGCGAGCAATACGAGGATCCGGATGGGGACAGTCATCGCATCTTAAGTGACCGCTGGGATGACGCTCCGCCCGAGGATTGA
- the ccoP gene encoding cytochrome-c oxidase, cbb3-type subunit III encodes MSKKPVEKKEPETTGHEWDGIQEFNNPLPRWWVWVFYLTIIWGVWYTIAYPAWPLIKGATAGYLGYSTRAEVAAEIDRFTAMNGELETQLASADLTALEPGSDLHNYAIQSGRATFATFCSQCHGSGAAGNVGYPNLLDNDWLWGGTMEDIQLTLRHGIRSEDDDDTRYSEMPAFGDDYLSDEEIAQVVAYAMSLSPVTKAEANMELAAAGATVFADNCTSCHMEDGTGDRTQGAPNLTDAIWLYGDTADAITEIVAEGPFGVMPAWSGKLSDSQINAVSAYVHQLGGGE; translated from the coding sequence ATGAGTAAAAAACCTGTTGAAAAGAAAGAGCCCGAAACGACCGGCCATGAATGGGACGGTATTCAGGAGTTCAATAACCCGCTGCCACGTTGGTGGGTGTGGGTCTTCTATCTGACCATCATCTGGGGCGTGTGGTACACCATCGCCTATCCCGCATGGCCACTGATCAAAGGTGCAACGGCTGGCTACCTTGGGTATTCAACCCGCGCTGAAGTCGCCGCTGAGATTGATCGCTTTACTGCCATGAATGGCGAGTTGGAAACCCAGCTGGCATCGGCTGATCTGACAGCGCTGGAACCCGGTAGCGATCTGCACAACTATGCGATCCAGTCGGGCCGCGCGACATTTGCGACCTTCTGTTCGCAGTGTCACGGATCAGGGGCTGCCGGTAACGTTGGTTATCCCAACCTGCTGGACAATGACTGGCTGTGGGGCGGCACCATGGAAGATATCCAGCTGACCCTTCGACACGGAATCCGGTCGGAAGATGATGACGACACCCGGTATTCAGAAATGCCCGCCTTTGGGGATGACTATCTGAGCGACGAAGAAATTGCACAGGTCGTGGCCTATGCGATGTCACTCTCACCGGTCACCAAAGCAGAGGCCAATATGGAACTGGCAGCAGCTGGCGCAACCGTCTTTGCCGACAACTGCACGTCTTGTCACATGGAAGACGGTACAGGCGACCGCACCCAAGGTGCACCGAACCTGACGGATGCCATCTGGCTTTATGGCGACACTGCCGACGCGATCACCGAGATCGTTGCGGAAGGCCCCTTCGGCGTGATGCCAGCCTGGAGCGGCAAGCTGAGCGACAGCCAGATCAATGCCGTTTCGGCATATGTCCACCAGTTGGGCGGCGGCGAATAA
- the ccoG gene encoding cytochrome c oxidase accessory protein CcoG has product MSDAPEQLYAAREPVFPKRVKGTFRSLKWWIMGIALGIYYLTPWIRWDRGPNLPDQAVLVDMANRRFYFFWIEIWPHEFYFIAGLLIMAGLGLFLFTSAAGRVWCGYACPQTVWTDLFILVERWVEGDRNARLRLHRQNWNAEKVRKRLVKFVLWIVIAVATGGAWVFYFADAPTLLVDLVTGNAHPLAYSTILVLTLTTFIFGGLAREQICIYACPWPRIQAAMMDEDTITIAYRDWRGEPRGKGKARDDLGDCIDCNACVNVCPMGIDIRDGQQLECITCGLCIDACDEMMEKVGKPRGLIDYLALKDEAYERAGNEKIPVIKHLLRPRTILYTALWALVGVALTVALFVRPSVDVTVRPVRNPTYVTLSDGAIRNTYDVGVRNRHGEEWPYYFSLSDGSDMVIELEGSDKLVLVAPPDTEAKQRVYVIAPAGSEAARTDRTELRLWVVDGVTGDRVHLDTVFNGRGR; this is encoded by the coding sequence ATGTCTGACGCCCCCGAACAACTTTATGCCGCACGCGAGCCGGTTTTCCCCAAACGGGTGAAGGGCACGTTTCGAAGCCTGAAGTGGTGGATCATGGGCATTGCCCTTGGTATTTATTACCTTACCCCTTGGATCCGTTGGGATCGCGGTCCAAATCTGCCTGATCAGGCGGTGCTGGTGGATATGGCCAACCGCCGTTTCTATTTCTTCTGGATCGAGATCTGGCCGCACGAGTTCTATTTCATTGCGGGTCTGCTGATCATGGCCGGGCTTGGGTTGTTTCTGTTCACCTCGGCGGCTGGACGTGTCTGGTGTGGGTATGCGTGCCCGCAAACCGTCTGGACCGACCTTTTCATATTGGTGGAACGGTGGGTCGAAGGCGATCGAAACGCGCGGTTGCGCCTGCATCGACAGAATTGGAACGCCGAAAAAGTCCGCAAGCGGCTAGTTAAGTTTGTCCTCTGGATCGTGATCGCGGTCGCGACCGGCGGGGCGTGGGTGTTCTATTTTGCCGACGCGCCCACATTGCTGGTTGATTTGGTGACGGGCAATGCACATCCGCTGGCCTATTCGACCATTTTGGTGCTGACGCTGACGACGTTCATCTTTGGCGGGCTCGCCCGCGAACAAATTTGTATTTATGCCTGCCCGTGGCCTCGTATTCAGGCCGCTATGATGGATGAGGACACCATCACCATTGCCTATCGCGATTGGCGGGGTGAGCCACGTGGGAAAGGCAAGGCTCGTGATGATCTGGGCGATTGCATTGACTGCAACGCCTGCGTGAACGTCTGTCCGATGGGGATCGACATCCGTGACGGTCAGCAGCTGGAATGCATCACCTGCGGCCTGTGTATCGACGCCTGCGACGAGATGATGGAGAAAGTCGGCAAGCCGCGTGGCCTGATCGATTATCTGGCTTTGAAAGACGAAGCGTATGAACGCGCCGGGAACGAGAAGATACCCGTTATCAAACACCTGCTGCGCCCGCGCACGATCCTGTATACCGCGCTTTGGGCTTTGGTCGGCGTTGCCTTGACGGTGGCGTTGTTTGTCCGGCCGAGCGTCGATGTCACGGTGCGCCCGGTGCGTAACCCGACCTATGTGACGCTGTCTGACGGGGCGATCCGCAATACCTATGACGTAGGTGTACGTAACCGCCATGGCGAAGAATGGCCCTATTATTTTTCGCTGTCCGATGGCAGTGATATGGTGATCGAGCTTGAAGGCAGCGACAAGCTTGTTCTGGTCGCGCCACCTGATACTGAAGCAAAGCAGCGGGTGTATGTCATTGCCCCGGCGGGGTCCGAGGCAGCGCGCACTGATCGCACAGAGCTGCGCCTTTGGGTCGTGGATGGTGTAACAGGGGACCGTGTCCACTTGGACACCGTATTCAACGGCAGAGGACGTTAG
- a CDS encoding FixH family protein — translation MNNPTDKEEFELTGKHVLAIVVSAFAVIIGVNLFMAYSAIGTFPGLETKNSYVASQQFDVQKAAQDALGWEVAADVDGEILVLDIKDQAGDPVVVKSVYGLLGRATHVKEDQEPTFDQGSNGVYLAQVGALGEGNWNLRLNVIAEDGTSFQRRIPIYISAR, via the coding sequence ATGAACAATCCAACCGACAAAGAAGAGTTCGAACTGACGGGCAAACATGTTCTGGCCATCGTGGTCTCGGCTTTTGCTGTCATTATCGGTGTGAACCTCTTCATGGCGTATTCCGCAATCGGCACCTTTCCGGGGCTCGAGACCAAGAACTCCTATGTCGCCAGCCAGCAATTTGATGTGCAGAAGGCAGCACAAGATGCGTTGGGCTGGGAGGTCGCAGCTGATGTGGACGGCGAAATACTTGTGTTGGACATCAAGGATCAGGCCGGCGACCCTGTCGTGGTCAAATCCGTCTATGGTCTGCTGGGGCGCGCGACCCATGTGAAAGAAGATCAGGAGCCAACCTTTGATCAGGGATCAAACGGCGTCTATCTGGCACAGGTCGGTGCGCTTGGAGAAGGCAACTGGAACCTGCGGCTGAACGTGATTGCCGAAGACGGCACCAGCTTTCAACGCCGCATTCCGATCTATATTTCGGCCAGATAA
- the ccoO gene encoding cytochrome-c oxidase, cbb3-type subunit II, with amino-acid sequence MGILDKHVVLEKNATLLLVGSLLVVTVGGIVEIAPLFYLENTIEDVEGMRPYSPLELEGRNIYVREGCYVCHSQMIRPMRDEVERYGHYSLAAESQYDHPFQWGSKRTGPDLARVGGRYSDEWHVDHLKDPQSVVPESVMPKYAFLADRLIEPTYIEDLLKANQMVGVPYTDEQMENAAADWLAQADPDSDYDGLLARYPKAQVRNFDGAPGVSEMDALIAYMQMLGTLVDFSTFTPDPSR; translated from the coding sequence ATGGGAATTCTCGACAAACACGTTGTTCTTGAAAAGAACGCAACGCTTCTTCTGGTCGGTAGCCTTCTGGTTGTCACCGTGGGTGGTATCGTAGAGATCGCACCGCTCTTCTACCTCGAAAATACGATCGAGGATGTAGAAGGCATGCGCCCCTATTCGCCGCTCGAGCTTGAGGGTCGGAACATCTATGTGCGTGAAGGCTGCTATGTCTGTCACTCGCAGATGATCCGCCCGATGCGCGACGAGGTGGAGCGTTACGGCCATTACTCGCTGGCCGCGGAAAGTCAGTATGACCATCCGTTCCAGTGGGGATCGAAGCGGACCGGGCCCGACCTTGCCCGCGTCGGTGGCCGGTATTCGGATGAATGGCATGTGGATCACCTGAAAGATCCGCAGTCGGTCGTGCCGGAATCGGTGATGCCGAAATATGCCTTCCTGGCGGATCGCCTGATCGAGCCGACATATATCGAAGACCTGTTGAAAGCCAATCAGATGGTCGGTGTGCCTTACACCGACGAGCAGATGGAAAACGCCGCAGCCGACTGGCTGGCACAGGCAGATCCTGACAGCGACTATGATGGGCTTCTGGCACGCTATCCGAAAGCGCAAGTGCGCAACTTCGACGGCGCGCCGGGTGTTTCGGAAATGGACGCACTGATCGCCTACATGCAGATGTTGGGTACTTTGGTCGACTTCTCGACCTTTACGCCCGACCCGAGCCGGTAA
- the ccoN gene encoding cytochrome-c oxidase, cbb3-type subunit I, which translates to MWDYLKLAIYGLIAVMAAIAASYARDIAYQVHALLVTLIAAGLFVFSLRRVGEEKVVETGYMDGPVRVGVALTAFWGAVGFLVGTFIAFQLAFPSLNFGWAEGYLNFGRLRPLHTSAVIFAFGGTALITSSMYVVQRTSGARLWGGNLAWFVFWGYQIVILLAATGYLLGATQSKEYAEPEWYTDLWLTIVWVAYLLLFMGTLMKRKEPHIYVANWFYLSFIITIAMLHVINNLAMPVSLFGSKSVQLFSGVQDAMTQWWYGHNAVGFFLTAGFLGMMYYFVPKQAERPVFSYKLSIIHFWALIFLYIWAGPHHLHYTALPDWAGTLGMVFSIILWMPSWGGMINGLMTLSGAWDKLRTDPVIRMMVVSIGFYGMSTFEGPMMSIRAVNSLSHYTDWTIGHVHSGALGWNGMITFGMLYFLVPKLWNRAGLYSNKLVSWHFWLATIGIVLYAASMWVTGIMEGLMWREVDAQGFLVNSFADTVAAKFPMYVVRGMGGVLFLTGALIMCYNLWMTVKRSPAVETADDAQAAPAE; encoded by the coding sequence ATGTGGGATTACCTCAAATTGGCGATCTACGGCCTCATCGCAGTGATGGCCGCAATCGCCGCAAGTTATGCCCGCGACATCGCGTATCAGGTGCACGCTCTCCTGGTGACGTTGATCGCGGCCGGCCTGTTTGTCTTTTCACTCCGCCGTGTGGGTGAAGAGAAGGTCGTGGAAACCGGCTATATGGATGGCCCCGTGCGCGTGGGCGTTGCTCTGACCGCCTTTTGGGGCGCAGTTGGGTTTCTGGTTGGGACGTTCATCGCGTTTCAGCTGGCGTTTCCAAGCCTTAACTTTGGCTGGGCCGAGGGATATCTAAACTTTGGACGCTTGCGCCCGCTGCATACCTCTGCGGTGATTTTTGCATTTGGCGGTACCGCGCTGATTACGTCCTCGATGTATGTTGTACAACGCACCTCGGGCGCACGCCTTTGGGGCGGCAACTTGGCATGGTTCGTGTTCTGGGGTTACCAGATCGTGATCCTTTTGGCCGCTACCGGCTATCTGCTGGGCGCGACCCAGTCAAAAGAATACGCCGAACCAGAATGGTATACTGACCTGTGGCTGACCATCGTTTGGGTGGCCTATCTGCTGTTGTTCATGGGCACGCTCATGAAGCGGAAAGAGCCGCATATCTATGTCGCCAACTGGTTCTATCTGTCGTTCATCATCACCATCGCGATGCTGCATGTGATCAACAATCTGGCCATGCCGGTGTCGTTGTTCGGTTCGAAATCTGTGCAACTCTTCTCGGGTGTGCAGGATGCCATGACGCAGTGGTGGTACGGCCACAACGCGGTTGGCTTCTTCCTGACGGCTGGCTTCCTTGGTATGATGTACTACTTCGTGCCGAAACAGGCTGAACGCCCTGTGTTCTCCTACAAACTGTCAATCATTCACTTCTGGGCGCTGATCTTCCTGTATATCTGGGCTGGTCCGCACCACTTGCACTATACCGCTCTGCCTGACTGGGCTGGGACCTTGGGCATGGTGTTCTCGATCATCCTGTGGATGCCGAGCTGGGGCGGCATGATCAACGGTCTGATGACCTTGTCTGGCGCCTGGGACAAACTGCGCACCGATCCGGTCATCCGGATGATGGTTGTGTCGATCGGCTTTTACGGCATGTCGACCTTTGAAGGTCCGATGATGTCGATCCGCGCCGTGAACTCGCTGTCGCACTATACTGACTGGACTATTGGTCACGTGCACTCGGGTGCGCTGGGCTGGAACGGTATGATCACCTTCGGGATGCTCTACTTCCTGGTCCCCAAACTGTGGAACCGCGCGGGCCTTTATAGCAACAAACTGGTCAGCTGGCACTTCTGGCTCGCCACCATCGGTATCGTGCTTTACGCCGCGTCGATGTGGGTGACCGGGATCATGGAAGGCCTGATGTGGCGTGAAGTTGACGCGCAAGGCTTCCTGGTGAACTCGTTCGCTGACACCGTTGCCGCCAAGTTCCCGATGTATGTGGTGCGCGGTATGGGTGGGGTTCTGTTCCTCACGGGTGCCTTGATCATGTGCTACAACCTTTGGATGACCGTTAAGCGTTCGCCGGCAGTTGAAACTGCCGATGACGCCCAAGCGGCTCCGGCTGAATAA